Proteins encoded by one window of Cloeon dipterum chromosome 4, ieCloDipt1.1, whole genome shotgun sequence:
- the LOC135944130 gene encoding 2',5'-phosphodiesterase 12 → MLRFPRIFHRLLHTSQARQKLLKMTSYPDAYFRFKDGCETFDFCFYFENASLKVSRNFNFSRRVTETVAEFQGRVQANLDKTLAKKKKKKKGKDEEAEDPCVKVEFKVDGESADNDANCKELLSSSKMTMHILDSSYKIVVNAPVVTSMALPECMLAGFPVYPSKLEVEFAERKDCHFTWFRSAKPVQQDKVCDSVKFEEVASGFSYTPSAEDVGYAIKLRCEPVRGHLKGPALEFVSKGIVSAGPGHCPFHTRHSFTQDFLSGPNFRIMSYNILADCYADSDYSREVLFPYCPPYALAIDYRKQLLAKEISGYKSDLIFLQEVDCKVFDVDLEPLLSNMGYSGLFSKKGGQISEGIASFYYNKTFKLEHQEYITLSNEINENPLFESIRNAVHKNEALKSRILDRGSILQVLVLRHNVTNHIFVIGTTHLYFHPDADHVRLLQAATCLTYLQRKREEYLNSGNKCSLILCGDFNSTPPFGVYKLMTEGSIPKDYPDWKSNESEAVEDLELSHPMKISSACGCPKFTNYTVGFADCLDYIFYQNDHLRVTQVVPLPSEEELRQYDAIPSVVQPSDHVALVADLQIITLN, encoded by the exons ATGCTCCGCTTTCCAAGAATATTCCACCGTCTTCTGCACACTTCACAGGCGAGACAGAAGCTCCTGAAGATGACGTCTTACCCTGACGCTTACTTTCGATTCAAGGATGGCTGTGAAACATTCGACTTTTGCTTCTACTTCGAGAACGCGTCTCTGAAGGTGTCCCGCAACTTCAACTTCAGCCGCCGCGTGACGGAGACGGTGGCCGAGTTCCAGGGCCGCGTGCAGGCCAACCTGGACAAGACGCTGGctaaaaagaagaagaagaagaagggcAAGGACGAGGAGGCGGAGGACCCGTGTGTCAAGGTCGAATTTAAGGTTGACGGCGAGAGCGCAGACAACGACGCCAACTGCAAGGAACTGCTGTCCAGCTCCAAAATGACGATGCACATCCTCGACTCCAGTTACAAAATCGTGGTAAACGCGCCGGTGGTGACGTCGATGGCCCTACCAGAGTGCATGCTGGCCGGCTTTCCAGTCTACCCGTCGAAACTGGAGGTTGAATTCGCCGAGAGGAAGGACTGCCATTTCACGTGGTTTCGCTCGGCCAAGCCAGTGCAGCAGGACAAAGTCTGTGACTCCGTCAAGTTCGAGGAGGTCGCCTCTGGATTCAGCTACACGCCTTCTGCAGAAGACGTCGGCTATGCTATTAAGCTCAGGTGTGAGCCTGTTCGTGGACACCTCAAGGGGCCGGCCCTCGAGTTTGTGTCCAAGGGCATTGTCTCGGCTGGCCCGGGACACTGCCCCTTCCACACCAGACACAGCTTCACTCAGGATTTCCTCAGCGGACCTAA cttcAGAATAATGAGCTACAACATTCTGGCCGACTGCTACGCCGACTCCGACTACTCTCGGGAAGTGCTCTTCCCCTACTGCCCGCCGTACGCATTGGCTATCGACTATCGGAAGCAGTTGCTGGCCAAGGAGATCTCCGGCTACAAATCCGACCTGATATTTTTGCAGGAGGTAGACTGCAAGGTCTTTGACGTCGATCTGGAACCCTTACTGTCCAATATGGGATATTCCGGCTTGTTTAGCAAAAAAGGCGGGCAAATTAGCGAAGGAATTGCttcattttattacaataaaacATTCAA gctTGAGCACCAAGAATATATTACCTTGagcaatgaaataaatgaaaatccGCTGTTTGAATCGATTCGGAATGCCGTGCATAAAAACGAAGCCCTCAAATCTCGGATACTCGACCGAGGCTCAATTCTTCAG gttcTAGTTCTGCGTCACAATGTAACGAATCACATTTTCGTCATCGGCACGACACATCTTTATTTCCATCCTGACGCAGACCACGTGAGGCTGTTGCAGGCCGCCACATGTCTCACCTACTTGCAGCGTAAACGagaggaatatttaaattcg GGGAACAAGTGCTCTCTTATTCTTTGCGGCGACTTTAACAGCACGCCGCCTTTTGGTGTCTACAAACTGATGACTGAAGGTTCCATTCCCAAAGATTACCCTGACTGGAAGAGCA ACGAGAGTGAGGCTGTCGAAGACCTGGAGCTGAGCCACCCGATGAAAATATCAAGCGCGTGCGGCTGTCCGAAATTCACAAACTACACTGTGGGATTCGCCGACTGCCTCGACTACATCTTCTACCAGAACGACCACCTGCGGGTGACACAAGTGGTGCCGCTGCCGAGCGAGGAGGAGCTGCGGCAGTACGACGCGATTCCGAGTGTGGTCCAGCCGTCGGACCACGTCGCTTTAGTCGCcgatttgcaaataataacaCTCAACTGA
- the mh gene encoding DNA-dependent metalloprotease dvc-1 isoform X2: MSSSSIVSQEWELVDPCPDIHALFIEYNKKYFWGKLDGVALKWSPRMTLCAGLCRYEGRGGLCSISLSAPLLKLRPRKDLVETLLHEMIHAYLFVTANNRDRDGHGPEFQKHMYRINNLCGCNITIYHSFHAEVKLYQQHVWRCLGVCRERKPFFGFVRRSMNRAPSHTDTWWSMHERSCGGKFVKIQEPEEFTKKKQAEADRKAKRENKNKVSKAGDIRPYLSPTKNSNGRSSGPKASTSAVNGKGRGDIRNYGNPVKGPAASTNNTNKVTKPVSGSGIGASSNISGFSDAGRGGRRGMGGTATANRGGGTLVVSGRGSQERPMEESQPSTSFVPFIGKGHTVGSASGSTGNAVLDRQKFLARFNQPEQKPLKKQKTEIEEKPGKLHCPICEKPCPAAEMNDHIEQCLRTFNFEDDDKKKQPPEEVIVLSDDEEDESNMEQCPLCSAYYPADLLKSHIDNCVQHLHDSFQEDTEESQMVHCPICNEKIENDSLQSHTDSCVQSLDGSFDGEVQEVVSDTVKCPICDVKVEREMINEHLDYCAGY; encoded by the exons ATGTCGTCCTCATCGATTGTGTCCCAGGAGTGGGAACTCGTGGATCCCTGTCCAGACATCCACGCCTTATTCATTGAGTACAACAAGAAATACTTTTGGGGCAAACTCGACGGAGTTGCTCTAAAATGGAGCCCTCGGATGACACT ttgtgCTGGACTGTGCAGATATGAGGGAAGAGGAGGACTCTGTTCCATCAGTCTCAGCGCCCCTTTGCTCAAATTGAGACCGAGAAAAGATCTGGTTGAGACCCTTTTG CATGAAATGATCCACGCCTATCTCTTTGTCACTGCAAACAACCGAGACAGAGATGGACACGGCCCGGAATTCCAGAAGCACATGTACAGGATTAACAATCTATGCGGCTGCAATATCACC ATTTACCACAGCTTTCATGCGGAAGTGAAACTGTACCAGCAGCACGTCTGGAGGTGTTTGGGTGTGTGCAGGGAACGCAAACCATTCTTTGGATTTGTGCGTCGCTCGATGAACAGGGCGCCTAGCCACACAGACACTTGGTGGAGCATGCACGAAAGAAGCTGTGGAGGGAAATTCGTCAAGATCCAAGAGCCTGAGGAGTTCACTAAGAAGAAGCAGGCCGAGGCTGATAGAAAGGCGAAAAGagagaacaaaaacaaag TGAGCAAAGCAGGTGATATTAGGCCTTACTTGAGCCCAACAAAAAACAGCAATGGCCGATCCAGCGGCCCAAAAGCCTCTACAAGTGCAGTTAatg GGAAAGGGCGAGGTGACATCAGAAATTACGGAAATCCAGTCAAGGGCCCGGCTGCATCAACAAACAACACCAACAAAGTCACAAAACCAGTCTCCGGCTCTGGAATCGGGGCTTCCAGCAACATTTCTGGCTTCAGCGACGCTGGACGGGGAGGCAGAAGGGGCATGGGAGGCACGGCCACCGCCAACAGGGGAGGAGGAACTCTGGTCGTGTCTGGAAGAGGGAGCCAGGAGCGTCCAATGGAAGAATCGCAACCAAGCACGTCCTTCGTTCCGTTCATTGGGAAAGGCCACACTGTTGGCTCAGCGTCCGGTTCGACCGGAAACGCTGTGTTGGACAGACAGAAGTTTCTGGCCAGGTTCAACCAGCCAGAACAAAAGCCCTTGAAGAAGCAGAAGACTGAAATTGAGGAAAAACCGGGGAAACTCCACTGTCCCATATGTGAAAAGCCGTGTCCCGCCGCTGAAATGAATGATCACATCGAGCAGTGCCTTCgtactttcaattttgaggACGATGACAAGAAAAAGCAGCCACCTGAGGAGGTCATTGTCCTGAGTGATGACGAAGAGGACGAGTCAAACATGGAGCAGTGTCCGCTGTGCTCTGCGTATTACCCTGCGGATTTGCTCAAGTCTCACATCGACAATTGCGTCCAGCATTTGCACGATTCTTTTCAGGAAGACACGGAAGAGTCTCAGATGGTCCATTGCCCTAtttgtaatgaaaaaattgaaaatgattccCTACAATCTCACACAGACAGTTGTGTCCAGAGCCTGGATGGCTCATTTGATGGAGAGGTTCAAGAAGTGGTCAGTGACACGGTGAAGTGTCCGATTTGTGACGTCAAGGTTGAACGGGAGATGATAAATGAGCACCTGGATTATTGTGCAGGCTACTAA
- the mh gene encoding DNA-dependent metalloprotease dvc-1 isoform X1, whose protein sequence is MSSSSIVSQEWELVDPCPDIHALFIEYNKKYFWGKLDGVALKWSPRMTLCAGLCRYEGRGGLCSISLSAPLLKLRPRKDLVETLLHEMIHAYLFVTANNRDRDGHGPEFQKHMYRINNLCGCNITIYHSFHAEVKLYQQHVWRCLGVCRERKPFFGFVRRSMNRAPSHTDTWWSMHERSCGGKFVKIQEPEEFTKKKQAEADRKAKRENKNKAVSKAGDIRPYLSPTKNSNGRSSGPKASTSAVNGKGRGDIRNYGNPVKGPAASTNNTNKVTKPVSGSGIGASSNISGFSDAGRGGRRGMGGTATANRGGGTLVVSGRGSQERPMEESQPSTSFVPFIGKGHTVGSASGSTGNAVLDRQKFLARFNQPEQKPLKKQKTEIEEKPGKLHCPICEKPCPAAEMNDHIEQCLRTFNFEDDDKKKQPPEEVIVLSDDEEDESNMEQCPLCSAYYPADLLKSHIDNCVQHLHDSFQEDTEESQMVHCPICNEKIENDSLQSHTDSCVQSLDGSFDGEVQEVVSDTVKCPICDVKVEREMINEHLDYCAGY, encoded by the exons ATGTCGTCCTCATCGATTGTGTCCCAGGAGTGGGAACTCGTGGATCCCTGTCCAGACATCCACGCCTTATTCATTGAGTACAACAAGAAATACTTTTGGGGCAAACTCGACGGAGTTGCTCTAAAATGGAGCCCTCGGATGACACT ttgtgCTGGACTGTGCAGATATGAGGGAAGAGGAGGACTCTGTTCCATCAGTCTCAGCGCCCCTTTGCTCAAATTGAGACCGAGAAAAGATCTGGTTGAGACCCTTTTG CATGAAATGATCCACGCCTATCTCTTTGTCACTGCAAACAACCGAGACAGAGATGGACACGGCCCGGAATTCCAGAAGCACATGTACAGGATTAACAATCTATGCGGCTGCAATATCACC ATTTACCACAGCTTTCATGCGGAAGTGAAACTGTACCAGCAGCACGTCTGGAGGTGTTTGGGTGTGTGCAGGGAACGCAAACCATTCTTTGGATTTGTGCGTCGCTCGATGAACAGGGCGCCTAGCCACACAGACACTTGGTGGAGCATGCACGAAAGAAGCTGTGGAGGGAAATTCGTCAAGATCCAAGAGCCTGAGGAGTTCACTAAGAAGAAGCAGGCCGAGGCTGATAGAAAGGCGAAAAGagagaacaaaaacaaagcag TGAGCAAAGCAGGTGATATTAGGCCTTACTTGAGCCCAACAAAAAACAGCAATGGCCGATCCAGCGGCCCAAAAGCCTCTACAAGTGCAGTTAatg GGAAAGGGCGAGGTGACATCAGAAATTACGGAAATCCAGTCAAGGGCCCGGCTGCATCAACAAACAACACCAACAAAGTCACAAAACCAGTCTCCGGCTCTGGAATCGGGGCTTCCAGCAACATTTCTGGCTTCAGCGACGCTGGACGGGGAGGCAGAAGGGGCATGGGAGGCACGGCCACCGCCAACAGGGGAGGAGGAACTCTGGTCGTGTCTGGAAGAGGGAGCCAGGAGCGTCCAATGGAAGAATCGCAACCAAGCACGTCCTTCGTTCCGTTCATTGGGAAAGGCCACACTGTTGGCTCAGCGTCCGGTTCGACCGGAAACGCTGTGTTGGACAGACAGAAGTTTCTGGCCAGGTTCAACCAGCCAGAACAAAAGCCCTTGAAGAAGCAGAAGACTGAAATTGAGGAAAAACCGGGGAAACTCCACTGTCCCATATGTGAAAAGCCGTGTCCCGCCGCTGAAATGAATGATCACATCGAGCAGTGCCTTCgtactttcaattttgaggACGATGACAAGAAAAAGCAGCCACCTGAGGAGGTCATTGTCCTGAGTGATGACGAAGAGGACGAGTCAAACATGGAGCAGTGTCCGCTGTGCTCTGCGTATTACCCTGCGGATTTGCTCAAGTCTCACATCGACAATTGCGTCCAGCATTTGCACGATTCTTTTCAGGAAGACACGGAAGAGTCTCAGATGGTCCATTGCCCTAtttgtaatgaaaaaattgaaaatgattccCTACAATCTCACACAGACAGTTGTGTCCAGAGCCTGGATGGCTCATTTGATGGAGAGGTTCAAGAAGTGGTCAGTGACACGGTGAAGTGTCCGATTTGTGACGTCAAGGTTGAACGGGAGATGATAAATGAGCACCTGGATTATTGTGCAGGCTACTAA